From the genome of Chelonia mydas isolate rCheMyd1 chromosome 2, rCheMyd1.pri.v2, whole genome shotgun sequence, one region includes:
- the ASXL3 gene encoding putative Polycomb group protein ASXL3 isoform X6, whose amino-acid sequence MAETNNSNGEENGVCPKQIPEEASSNRDSSLTNTPVQSKLVSSFQQHTKKALKQALRQQQKRRNGVSMMVNKTVPRVVLTPLKVSDEQSDSPSGSESKNGEADSSDKEMKHGQKSPTGKQTSQHLKRLKKSGLGHLKWTKAEDIDIETPGSILVNTNLRALINKHTFASLPQHFQQYLLLLLPEVDRQMGSDGVLRLSSSALNNEFFAYAAQGWKQRLAEGEFTPEMQLRIRQEIEKEKKTEPWKERFFERFYGEKLGMSREESMKLTSGQNSDEDESSLLCGSSGIPGPSKQKTLEDHEEKSMKIPPLPERDFCQSLHNVEQVPVKDLMGESDSEDILVPDESVIQEEIAEEVETSICECQEENHKTEHEFSEEPVSPAGTNEEVEAVPLADNSASCVVMNDVIDTLSHIEIKVELKSESPQEDMSVVIDQLEDCLSPAQSASSTNSVSDTAERDSESTKELSAPETQNSALEGSLFTDGGIAVDMELQSDPDEQLSENACISETSFSSESPEGPCIGIASPGGDTQSTSEEPCTPASHETACSSEAASSENIEPDSQQKTIEESLHTPLMSEISPVSTSPVTSEASLTSNLPLTSEASPASNLPLTSETSPMSDLPLTSETSSVSSVLLASETSMATSLPFLSETSPISNSPQSERLILQQRKSPCLSEESLSPLKEETSTIPKASQEENLIVQEKLIQSTTETMKISPLSNIPESSILEEPQSKNLTHQSCRSHTEIEKSYIASISELSSPEVIKIKNHHAQQRAEKKGVLSPLEIAVVSEGTVGKSTELLPVKPHDKVYTSSLEKTSFSEVCRSKSHKQQSSVQIRLESSHSSKLLEPTKSSEVRIENRDAEIPKRKTAEQHGFGICKEKRARIEDDQSNRNAPLMSPSEKEQPPREEPRVPPLKIQLSKIGPPFIIKSQPVSKPEPRVSPSTSVSSGRNTGARTLADIKARAQQARAQREAAAAAAVAAAASIVSGAMGSPCEGGKTRTLAHIKEQTKAKLFAKHQARAHLLQTSKEAKSQLSSKEGPSSIDTSTTPDTKIEVSTGVIIVNPNCRSPSNKSTHLRETNTLLQQSLNTAALPETATDISVHSSDENIPMPHLCEKIISSTSAENNNVPVLYSKNSVPVSVCSTAMSGAIQELPFASSIDKSSVLMSVDSTNTTISACNVNMLKSTQGVDTPCIAIVPKCIDNTIVPGSIDSTVLSNSIDEKRLPVSSSSANNAVSSQYTTVPTSSIASNLPNHLPGSSVLIPPVGTTTRFSSDKIAITGCSEQSTVSINTTVRAALSCSDAATVVDSVARPPISVFTGNMVTISSYDNTAKLSADNLEKSSGPRNRIDLSSKSQPVSFTQTAVNRSIPCKVIVDHTTTLNSSLSLAASIENAENSIDLQSRLVRAETALQNIACPQVSVISRPEIVSNESLEHSSSFITVTAKQEGKTLQAACTSLQEVPLTPQDKLIEVVAPSQGFVEQLRGPSAFKSEADAACVNQYNTNNRICWHDEEAMHTDQPVVSHLNPNKHKEYTEQNCLKNVKTEPSSYTQMSELQSRSLMTSITVPVKSETTESDKCFRMDTEDFTGPEMPRQTAEIAPSAQLTQTSKTSVTDSMEDSLSLTTETLKRVTNAGSSSCRLSSVEANNPLVTQLLQGNLPLEKVLPQPRSGAKLEINRLPLPLQTTSVCKTSASERSLVENPSSSPNPDGKGFTAGGIAPLQIRKRDNHPKKRMARTVGEHTQMKCELGKLSVDTDVKVAPCVIGSNTNQLGHGQPFKQEWLSKHAVQNRIAHSPEIKQQKRPLPSCSFQQNLFHMDKNGSFHAEASTSQRQHFYQMSMAARGPIPTAALLQTTSKVPSGCNAFAFSRHLEQKGLGEVNISATAHQLRLGSVFSPHVQIKEGDDIASASQTLQNKALVHPPPPPPPIPNTEVPSDQKQLTVTMETTKRLSWPQPASICSNIKSEPISFEEGLSSSCELGLKQASYDQKEVKEQLKTFALKNADFSSYLLSEPQKPFTQLTTQKIQTQHPQQQQQLCGNYPAIHFGSTSFKRAASAIEKSIGILGSGSNAATGLSNQNVPIPVQKFADSSNADELELKCSCRLKAMIVCKGCGAFCHDDCIGPSKLCVACLVVR is encoded by the exons ATGGGAAGTGATGGAGTTTTGCGCCTCAGTAGTTCCGCTCTAAataatgaattctttgcatatGCAGCACAAGGGTGGAAACAACGATTGGCAGAAG GAGAATTTACACCAGAAATGCAGTTGCGCATCAGACAAGAgattgaaaaggaaaagaaaacagaacctTGGAAGGAAAGGTTCTTTGAAAGGTTTTATGGTGAAAA GTTGGGAATGTCAAGAGAAGAATCTATGAAGCTCACTTCAGGACAGAACAGTGATGAAGATGAGAGTAGTTTGCTGTGTGGATCTTCTGGTATACCTGGTCCTTCTAAACAAAAAACTCTTGAGGACCATgaagagaaaagcatgaaaattcCACCTCTTCCTGAAAGAGATTTCTGTCAGTCTCTTCATAATGTGGAACAGGTTCCAGTCAAGGATCTAATGGGGGAATCAGATTCAGAGGATATATTGGTACCTGACGAATCTGTAATTCAGGAAGAGATTGCTGAGGAGGTTGAGACAAGTATCTGTGAATGCCAAGAGGAGAACCATAAAACAGAACATGAGTTTTCTGAGGAGCCAGTAAGCCCAGCTGGTACTAATGAAGAAGTAGAAGCAGTGCCACTTGCAGACAACTCAGCATCCTGTGTTGTGATGAATGATGTAATTGATACTTTGTCTCACATTGAAATTAAAGTGGAGTTGAAATCAGAAAGTCCTCAGGAAGACATGTCAGTTGTGATTGATCAGCTGGAGGATTGCTTATCACCTGCACAATCTGCTTCATCAACAAACTCTGTCAGTGATACAGCAGAGAGGGATTCTGAGTCTACAAAAGAGCTAAGTGCTCCAGAAACACAAAACTCTGCTCTAGAAGGCTCATTGTTCACTGATGGAGGCATTGCTGTTGATATGGAGCTACAGAGTGACCCTGACGAACAGTTATCTGAAAATGCTTGTATTTCTGAAACTTCCTTTTCCTCTGAAAGCCCAGAGGGACCTTGTATCGGTATTGCCTCTCCAGGAGGTGACACACAGTCCACTTCAGAGGAACCCTGTACTCCAGCATCTCATGAAACAGCTTGTTCATCTGAGGCAGCCAGCAGTGAAAATATTGAACCTGATAGTCAGCAAAAGACCATTGAAGAAAGCTTGCACACACCTTTAATGTCAGAAATATCTCCAGTGTCCACTTCACCTGTAACCTCAGAAGCATCTCTGACATCAAACTTACCTTTGACATCAGAGGCATCACCAGCTTCTAATTTACCTTTAACATCAGAAACCTCTCCAATGTCGGATTTACCATTAACATCAGAAACCTCTTCTGTGTCTTCTGTACTTCTAGCTTCTGAAACATCTATGGCAACCAGTTTACCTTTTCTGTCGGAAACCTCTCCAATTTCTAATTCCCCACAGAGTGAAAGACTTATTCTGCAACAAAGGAAATCACCATGTTTATCTGAAGAATCCCTCTCCCCTTTAAAAGAAGAAACTTCAACCATTCCTAAGGCATCTCAAGAGGAAAATCTTATTGTGCAAGAAAAACTGATTCAGAGTACAACTGAAACTATGAAAATCAGTCCGCTATCAAATATACCTGAAAGTTCAATATTGGAAGAGCCCCAAAGCAAAAATCTTACTCATCAATCATGCAGATCACATACTGAAATTGAGAAATCTTACATTGCTTCCATTTCAGAACTTTCTTCTCCAGAGGTGATCAAAATTAAAAATCATCATGCTCAGCAAAGAGCGGAAAAGAAAGGTGTGCTCTCGCCATTAGAGATAGCTGTCGTATCAGAAGGGACAGTGGGCAAAAGCACCGAACTCCTTCCAGTTAAACCACATGATAAAGTATATACCTCATCTCTAGAAAAGACTTCATTCTCAGAAGTGTGCAGAAGTAAGTCACACAAACAACAAAGCAGTGTACAGATCCGGCTGGAGAGTTCCCATTCGTCTAAGTTATTAGAACCCACAAAATCATCTGAAGTAAGAATTGAAAATAGAGATGCAGAGATCCCGAAGAGGAAGACTGCAGAGCAGCACGGTTTTGGAATCTGTAAAGAGAAGAGAGCTAGAATAGAAGATGATCAGTCTAATCGTAATGCTCCGTTGATGAGTCCATCTGAGAAAGAGCAGCCACCCAGAGAAGAGCCCCGAGTCCCACCCCTGAAG aTTCAACTCTCAAAAATTGGGCCACCTTTTATTATCAAGAGTCAGCCTGTTTCAAAACCAGAACCTAGGGTTTCCCCAAGTACATCAGTCAGCAGCGGGAGGAACACTGGGGCTAGAACTCTTGCAGATATCAAGGCAAGAGCTCAGCAAGCTAGAGCCcagagagaggctgcagctgcagctgctgtggcAGCAGCTGCAAGCATAGTCTCTGGAGCAATGGGGAGTCCCTGCGAAGGTGGGAAGACAAGAACACTGGCACACATCAAGGAGCAAACAAAGGCCAAACTATTTGCTAAGCATCAAGCCAGAGCCCACTTACTTCAGACCAGTAAAGAAGCAAAGTCACAGCTCAGTTCAAAGGAAGGTCCTTCGTCCATAGACACCTCGACGACACCTGACACAAAGATTGAAGTTTCTACTGGTGTCATTATAGTTAATCCTAACTGCAGGTCTCCTAGTAACAAGTCTACTCACCTCCGTGAGACGAACACTTTACTGCAGCAGTCACTTAACACAGCTGCATTGCCAGAAACTGCTACGGATATATCCGTTCACAGTTCTGATGAAAACATACCTATGCCACATTTGTGTGAGAAAATTATCTCATCTACCTCTGCTGAAAATAACAATGTGCCAGTGCTTTATAGTAAAAATTCAGTCCCTGTGTCTGTTTGCAGCACTGCTATGTCGGGAGCAATTCAAGAACTTCCCTTTGCAAGTTCTATTGATAAATCTTCTGTTTTAATGTCTGTTGACAGTACAAACACAACAATTTCGGCTTGTAATGTAAACATGCTGAAATCCACCCAAGGGGTTGATACTCCATGCATTGCCATTGTACCAAAATGTATTGATAACACTATTGTTCCAGGCTCAATAGACAGTACAGTCTTATCAAATTCAATTGATGAGAAAAGGTTGCCAGTATCAAGTAGCAGCGCAAATAATGCAGTCTCCAGTCAATATACCACTGTGCCAACTTCGTCCATTGCAAGTAATTTGCCAAATCATCTCCCAGGTAGTTCTGTACTGATTCCCCCAGTGGGGACTACTACTAGATTTTCTTCTGATAAGATAGCCATAACTGGATGCAGTGAGCAAAGTACTGTATCCATTAACACTACTGTTAGAGCAGCTTTAAGCTGCAGTGATGCGGCTACAGTAGTAGATTCTGTTGCAAGGCCACCAATTTCAGTGTTTACTGGTAATATGGTGACAATAAGTTCTTACGACAACACTGCTAAATTAAGTGCTGACAACTTGGAAAAAAGTTCTGGACCACGAAACCGAATAGATCTGTCCAGTAAATCTCAGCCAGTGAGCTTTACACAAACAGCCGTGAACAGGTCTATACCTTGTAAAGTCATTGTTGACCACACTACGACATTAAATTCCAGTTTGTCGCTGGCTGCTTCcattgaaaatgcagaaaacagcaTAGATCTGCAGAGCAGACTTGTGAGGGCAGAAACTGCCTTACAAAATATAGCATGTCCTCAGGTGTCTGTAATAAGCAGGCCTGAAATAGTCAGTAATGAAAGCCTTGAGCACAGTTCCAGCTTCATAACTGTTACAGCAAAACAAGAGGGCAAAACCTTGCAGGCAGCTTGTACAAGTCTTCAAGAAGTGCCTCTTACTCCTCAAGATAAATTAATTGAGGTTGTTGCCCCCAGTCAAGGTTTTGTAGAGCAGTTACGAGGTCCTTCAGCCTTTAAAAGTGAAGCAGATGCTGCCTGTGTCAATCAGTATAACACTAATAACAGAATATGCTGGCATGATGAAGAGGCAATGCACACAGACCAGCCAGTGGTCAGCCATCTTAACCCAAATAAGCATAAAGAATATACAGagcaaaactgtttaaaaaatgtcaaaactgagCCTTCAAGTTACACGCAGATGTCAGAGTTGCAGTCAAGGAGTCTTATGACTAGCATCACTGTTCCTGTTAAATCAGAAACTACCGAATCTGACAAATGCTTTAGGATGGACACTGAAGATTTTACAGGACCTGAAATGCCTCGCCAGACTGCAGAAATAGCCCCGAGTGCACAGCTGACACAGACCTCCAAGACATCTGTTACGGACTCTATGGAGGACTCTTTGTCATTGACAACAGAAACCCTAAAAAGAGTTACAAATGCTGGAAGCTCTAGCTGTCGTTTGTCATCAGTTGAGGCCAACAATCCTCTAGTGACACAGTTACTGCAAGGCAACCTGCCTTTGGAAAAGGTGCTGCCACAGCCCAGATCCGGAGCCAAACTAGAGATTAACAGGCTCCCCTTGCCTTTGCAAACTACCTCAGTGTGTAAAACATCAGCATCTGAGAGAAGTCTGGTTGAAAATCCTTCCAGCTCACCCAATCCAGATGGTAAAGGATTTACAGCAGGCGGCATAGCCCCACTGCAAATCAGAAAGCGTGACAACCATCCAAAGAAGCGGATGGCCAGGACTGTGGGGGAGCACACTCAAATGAAATGTGAGCTTGGGAAGCTATCAGTGGACACAGATGTTAAAGTGGCTCCTTGTGTAATCGGTTCCAATACGAATCAACTAGGGCATGgtcagccatttaaacaagaGTGGCTGAGCAAACATGCTGTTCAGAACAGAATTGCTCACAGTCCAGAGATCAAGCAGCAGAAGAGGCCACTGCCTTCATGCAGTTTCCAGCAGAACTTATTTCACATGGACAAAAATGGCAGTTTTCATGCAGAAGCTAGTACCTCACAGAGACAGCATTTTTACCAAATGTCCATGGCTGCAAGAGGCCCCATTCCTACGGCAGCTTTGTTGCAAACTACTTCAAAAGTGCCATCTGGCTGCAATGCATTTGCTTTCAGTAGGCACCTGGAACAGAAGGGTTTGGGAGAGGTCAATATTTCTGCAACAGCTCACCAGCTGAGGCTAGgaagtgttttttcccctcatgttCAAATTAAGGAAGGTGATGACATTGCTAGTGCCTCACAAACTCTCCAGAATAAAGCGTTAgtgcaccctcctcctcctcctccccctattCCAAACACAGAAGTCCCATCTGATCAAAAGCAACTGACAGTTACTATGGAAACCACTAAAAGGCTTAGTTGGCCTCAGCCAGCAAGCATCTGTAGCAATATAAAATCTGAACCTATTTCTTTTGAGGAAGGTTTAAGCAGCAGCTGCGAACTGGGCCTAAAACAAGCTTCCTATGATCAGAAGGAAGTAAAAGAACAGTTAAAAACATTTGcattaaaaaatgcagatttctCTTCCTATTTACTTTCTGAGCCACAGAAGCCTTTTACCCAATTAACGACTCAGAAAATACAAACACAGcacccgcagcagcagcagcagctctgtggcAATTATCCAGCTATACACTTTGGTAGCACAAGCTTCAAAAGGGCAGCATCTGCGATTGAAAAATCTATTGGAATTTTGGGAAGCGGCTCAAACGCTGCTACAGGTCTGTCTAATCAGAACGTTCCGATTCCGGTTCAGAAATTTGCTGACAGCAGCAATGCAGATGAACTGGAACTGAAATGCTCTTGCAGGCTGAAAGCCATGATAGTGTGCAAAGGCTGTGGAGCCTTCTGCCATGATGACTGCATAGGCCCTTCAAAACTGTGTGTAGCTTGTTTGGTTGTACGGTAG